The sequence CGTTGACAAAAGAAGTGGAGAAAACAGCTAGCAACATAATTCATGTTGAGCTAACACTTGGCAAAAACCAACACGTACGCTTTACTTCTGTGTTTCTTTACTTGAAGATCATGGATTCTGCAGCTACTGAAAACATGATATCCCCATCACATGTGGTTGCAATTACAAATGGTGATGCTTCTTCTTCACTTGATTCTGGTCATGCCCGTCTTCTTGAACTTGGTTACAAACAACAACTCAAGCGTGATCTTTCGTAAGGTTCTCTagtttaattcttaatttccttcattttgTGTAAATTTGTTGGTTTTTCATTTCTAATTATTTGCAACTTGCAGAGCCATTTCAAATTTCTCCCTCTCGTTTTCCGTTTTATCAGTGCTGACTGGTATCACCACCCTATACAACACTGGGTTGAACTACGGTGGCCCCGTTTCAATGCAATATGGTTGGTTTATAGCTTCTGGTTTCACCATGCTTGTTGCACTCTCAATGGCTGAAATTTGTTCATCTTATCCAACTTCTGGGGGTCTCTATTATTGGAGTGCCAAACTTGCTGGCCCTACATGGGCACCCTTTGCTTCCTGGATTACTGGCTGGTATTTTAACCTTTATTGCCTCcccattttcatattttaactGTCTTCTGATCACGTACCCTGTCTTTGTATTTGATATGGAATACGCATGTCCTACTAATATGATAGGTGAACACGACTAAGAGAAATGCTAGTCACATTTTTTCTGATACTGTTTTTGTATTTGGTTGGAATTGATTGGAAATCACCAATTTTGATGAACCACCAATCATAGAAAGAGTGTGCTAACATTTCTCGTGAGATTAAATATGGAAATAGGGTAAATGCGAACCTCGTGCAACAGAATGTTTTACACCTTAGAAAGGAAGAGGAAGGGGAAATAGGAtaatgttagatttcatcttaaaaccaattgacatTAGATAAAGATGTCCAACAAATATAAGTcagccgatgtgggacttgagtATTTTTTAACACACCTCCTCATACACAGTACTCTTTTTGGGCTTACTGCGTGAACAACAAATGGTGGGTGATCGCAGTGAAAACGAAAGCAAAATTCGAGGAAAAGAGTCTGACTACCATATTACTTAAAATCAATTGACATTATTTTTAGACGATGTGAGACTTGAATATTTCTCCACAGATAATagtgaaattaatatataatatcataaaaGGGTTTTATTTTGGACTTTAGGATggcaaaagaagaatcaccatCTGATCTTTTAGATTAAGAGGAGACATTTGATAATTGTAATAGGTACCAACCCTGCACAGCAGACAGGTCAGTCTGCTTGCAGTCGATATTAATTGATAGTTGAATCTATGATAGAAAGTTAATCATCAGTTCCTTATTCCCTTAAGTCGTCCATTAGCAATTCAAGCTGAGCATAATTGTAAGTCAAAAAGCCACATCATGGATATACTCATTACATTTTTGAGTAAAAAATTGGACGATAATTAACAGATTTAATTATTCAGTAGTATATCTCATAAAACAGGTAAAATGTGGAATTTATGCTAAATTCACTTAAAATTGGCAGTGATAATTAATGGCACACCACCTTCAAACGAtttgtttccctttttttctttactaCTCAATTATATAATGTACAATGTTCAAACAGGTTTTTGAAGATGCTCTTAACCTAGCTCTCCCTAATggctttaaaatatataaattatgtagCTCTCCCTAATAGCCTAATGAAAGTCTAATCACAAAATAAATTGGCATTCTCTGACGCATGTTGCATGGTTTCTCTATTTTTGCAGGTTCAATATTATTGGTCAGGTATTCTTGAGAAGTCACATATTCTAGAATAGCATCCTCCACTCTTTACTATGTGGTCAAACTTGTGTAAGATGTAGAATTCTAATGATCCATTTGAATCGCTAATTTCTAACTCCTTTTCATTTGCAGTGGGCAGGATCAACAAGCGTAAATTTTTCACTTGCACAACTAATTCAGGTTATCATTCTCCTTAGCACTGGTGGCAAAAATGGTGGTGGATATGAGGCATCCAAATATGTAGTCATTGCTTTTCATGGGGGAATATTGTTCCTACTCGGTATTATTAACAGTCTTCCTATCTCAGTGATATCATTCTTAGGACAGCTGGGAGCTATCTGGAATGCTTTAGgtatgaaaaaaaacatttcctattttatttttctttcttccaagtTCTGTTCTCTAGGAAAGCCTTATTGAATATCTAATTTGAATGGGGAAACTTTTAGGCGTTTTTCTGCTTATGATTCTCATTCCATCTGTTGCAACCGAAAGGGCTAGTGTCAAGTTTGTTTTCACTCATTTCAATGATAAAAATGACAATGGAATCAACAGCAGACCATACATATTTCTCTTGGGACTTCTAATGAGTCAGTATACCCTTAGTGGGTATGATGCTTCAGCTCATTTGGTACAGCTTTTctactctttttctttctttccttttactTTCCACTTTGTAAATTTTGTGCTTTTATTTCCATTGATAGAGATGTTATTAAATGaccagtttaatttttatgcattgtCCATGTAAAAATCGTACACTGTCAATCAGAAATTTTCATTGATATGTCTGTATATGCTTATTACAAACTTGCATTTTCAGACAGAGGAAACAAAGGGTGCTGATAGAAATGGTCCAAAAGGAATTATCAGCTCTGTTGGGATATCTATTATAGTTGGATGGGGTTACATACTAGGCATTGCCTTTGCAGTTACTGATATCCCTTACCTTTTGAGTGAAAGTAATGATGCTGGTGGGTATGCCATTGCTGAAATATTTTATCTGGCTTTCAAGAGAAGATATGGCAACGGAATTGGGGGTATTATTTGCTTGATGATTGTTGCTGTTTCCATATTTTTCTGTGGTATGACTTTAGTCACTAGCAATTCAAGGTAATGATGATATACCCTGATCGCATTGCACTTTCCATGTGAGAGAGATTGAATTTATCTAGTTACTTATGAATACAATATGATGCTTAAAACTTGTCCAGGATGGCTTATGCATTCTCTAGAGATGGGGCAATGCCGTTGTCATCATTATGGCACAAAGTTAACAAGCAGGAGGTCCCTATATATGCAGTTTGGCTTTCCGTTTTCATATCATTTTGTATGGCACTAACGgtatgtatttaaatttgagATATTGTAtcggtttaaatatgttttgatatttaaaaaatatctgattttttgtttatttttaaataaaatttttgttttgcattgaatttatgttaaaataattttattttttatccttgatatttttttaatttctgataaattaataaatttttttgtttacttttaatttttttttcatttgttattagtgtggactaaaaaaaattcactaatttatcaaggagcaaataaaaaattctctaatttattatGGACTAAAACATAATatcaagaatgaaaaacaaaattgttttatttaaaacttaacacaaaataaaaatttattagaaacaaatataaaaattgagtatttattaaggataaaaaatatttaagtctattgTATTTATACAACTTTTTTATCCAACAAAGAGAGATATAAGAAAAGaagataattaatgtaacagAAAAATAGCAttagaaaagttttaaaaaatatatattatatgaataatgtgattctttaaattttactatattattgaatttttttaagtgctgcaaattttattatttctttccatTCTTGTCACTTCTGATAATTCAATTCCAACTCTACTGCAGTCTCTGGGAAGCATAGTGGCATTCGAAGCAATGGTGTCTATAGCGGTGATTGTCCTGTATATTGCCTATGCCCTACCAATTATCTTTAGGGTAACCTTGGCCCAAAAGCACTTTGTCCCTGGGCCTTTCAACTTGGGCCGTTACGGAATCATTATTGGCTGGGTTTCAGTTCTCTGGGTGGTGTTCATCTCCATACTCTTCTCATTGCCTGTTTCCTACCCAATTACCATTCAGACACTTAACTACACTCCTGTTGCCCTTggatgtttgattattcttgTTGTCTCCTACTGGATACTCAGTGCTCGGCACTGGTTCAAAGGCCCTATAACCAATGTAAAACACTGAACTTTTGTGCATGATTTGGTGAATTGAGGAGCCACATGTTCGGTTTTTTTAACCAATAGgagtgctttttttttaaagaaaaaatatcaaatggatacacattttgaattaattctcAATCAAGAATATGTTGTCAGAAAACAAATGCACAAAACTTCTACCTTCAGAATGTGCtcccattttataattttgaaaaaaaaaatagcctcTATTGGTAAAGAAAGCCCACATGTTCAATATGACTGCTTTGTAAAACTTCATTTGCAAATTACTttgtctatcaaatgttggataTCCATCTCTTATATTATGTATAAATATATGATGAAGCAACCCAGGCAATTTGAGATACATGCTGATAAAACTTACAGATTACATTTAGAGGTTAATTTTCATCCACAGATAAATTAAAGAtcaatcaattcaaaattattctagaaatgacttttaaattaattattacttaaaTGAACAATTTTACCTTGCATGATAATGTATAATTGAACTATTCACAAAGGAGGCGTTGTTTAGTTACTCTTCTACTAGGCAAACCTTCCTCAGCTCAACAGTAACACAGTTTAGCGTCTATTTTCGTAAACCTTTTTTTGACGCTTCTTATATGAACTTCTTTTGTACAGTGACGACTGTTGTTTCCTTTTATAAGTTTGTTACTTGCATTTCTTTCCACCCCTATGACATTAGCCTGTTAGATGGCATGCCCATGAATTGTTaactttttcattctttttagtatgaaaaagaaagtttatatTAAACTCGAGGCTAACTTTAAACTGAGTCAATTTTTATTATGTCGTGTTAGGCTGCGTTCGACTCGACTTATTTTTCATCCTActtaaacttaaaaaacaaaaatatgggTTAGGTGCATTTAACTTTTCCTACCTATTTTAAACAGGACCTTGTTGCCTAGTGATTGTGATTGCCAATTACCATGGTTTTCAAAGCTTGTAATTGCCTATTACCGTATAAGGGACTGACAAATTTggtgaatattaattttttcgtagaatatattattaaagttaAATGATGCTGTAGATTTTGCGTCTGTATTTTATATAGTCAATCGTTTGGCATGAAATGCCACGTTGGTTAAACAATTCAATCAACTTAACGGTAAAGTTtatatttgaacaaaaaaaacaacaacaactagAAGGTTTAATAATGttgctttaatttttagttttcataAGATATTTTTAGGCTGCTATAGAATTTGGTGTTTATAGTAATATGCTTGGCTGTCATATCTTCTGATCATTAGCTTGCTTGTCcagtttaaaaattatgtctATTGATAGTTCAAATTTTGAAGGAAGAATAATGTCAACTTAAAGGTAGAGAATTTGCAAATCCACAGGGAGAGTCTCGTCTTCGCATTTTCGATGAGATGTTCGTAGTTTTGGTTCTTTATTGTGTCTCTCATGCAAGTAGCTAGGGATACCCGACACATCCGCCAGCTTTTGAGCCCTTTAGTAGCCTTAAGTTGACACAAGAGAGCGAAGGTGAAAGTCTCACTCTCTAAATTATGtgagttttaatttatattataagagtagatatatatatttattttgaaaaaagttttttctgcatcttcaaaagaaagaatgaaaaaattatagatcTCATAAATGATGAGAAAgcgagaaaaaagataaaataaaaaaaagtgcacgataaatgaaaaattaagattgtaaaaaaataaatttagtgtATTAATGTTGTAAAATATATGAACTGAGAGCATATGTCTCAAAACATTCATTACTTGCTAATAGGGTTGACACGTTTAGTTAACTTTTCCGCTCACTACATGTGATTTGAGTTCAATTATTAAATTTCTTGTTAATATAATAGAAGACATGTAAAttctattataaattttcattgaGGTTGGTGATCTTTCCTGTCCTTACAATGGGACATATCTTCtcctgttatttttttcttttttttaaaaaaactacttaattaaatataaaaaaattgatattgtatgtatttttctttatcttttaagcattttttatgttaaaaaattatccaaatattaaaaataatgataattgttccattttaattgtaaaaaaaatcttttatatataaaattattaggcTAGGTAGAACTTGGAATATTCAGATGATCATATTACGTAAGGTTGTACTAATGGTTGATTATTTGATGGGTAAATAGACACTTTTATTCATGTGTAATTCACTTATAAATACAtccttaaaagataaaaatacaaaatttaatttcaaaagtgTAATAAAATAACCTACGTGACACAAAAGGACagatttgtcactgaaatgatgATTGACCACGTGATCATTTCTAATTGTCAGTATAGacacatatttgtcatataatatttttttgacttttccaTCTTTTCACTTCGCTCGTACAAATGTGttattgaaagatgaaaatacaatatttagtcctgaaaaatgtaaaaagtgtgacaaatatatctAAATGTTAAtagtagattgtgactaattattataatttgaaaaaatttataatgattgtaacaaattttttttaacaaactcgtaaattaaattgagtttaaaagaaaaaaaatactcgtATTATaaactagtaaaaaaatatttattataaagtattatagttaaattagattcatgaataatttttagaaaaaattgtaattgcaataacacttttaatttgtaataaacaCTCATCTCCTTtggaatgaattttttttaagtttatgattttttaaatgatcagtcaataaaaaataattgtgtatagtttaaaaaagattaaaaatcaacaaacttttattataatttataatttgatgtcattgcatatactaatagacattcatattttattatgaaaatttataaataaaataattaaataaatagtgtttgattaaacataaacaataattttctcatcattttacagtaattttttttgtattcataGTATTTATTCAAgagttaacaataaaaaaattaatttatttttgtagttgaaaaaaagtaaaaaaaattcgccaaaataataaaaattcacttCCATAGATATTTATGAATGTGgtataactcttctaaaataTTGTTGCAATaattataattcttttaaaattataataattaatcacaGTTTATTATTAATCTTCAGATATGTTTGAGTTAGCAGACTCGGATCATGAAAATTTAGGGTtctagaatttgaattattttataaatataaaaaatgtgattaaaaaaTAGAGTTACTGAATATAGTCATTTAAGTTTtaccataaaaattaatcattaataaactaacaaatatttttcacaacgataacaaaaaaataaactttaaaagTATTCCATCTGAATAAGAgttaatttaatcaattcaaCACGATTGTagcacttttatttttctaacttaATCTGTTtgcaaacatttattatttgttagtaaACTCTCAAACATTTACTATAAGAAAACAACCTTCAGAAGTTTGAGTTTCATCCAATACACTTTTAATCTTTGCTTCTGTGTTTCTTTACTGCAACAAGATCATGGGTTCTGCTACTGAAAACATGACACTCCCGTCTCATGTGGTCCCAGTTACAAATGGTGATGCTTCTCCACTTGATTCTGAGCATGCCCGTCTTCTTGAACTTGGTTACAAACAAGAACTCAAGCGTGATCTTTCGTATAGAGTTCTCTCCTTTCTTTCCtccattttgtgtttgttggtttttcattttcaattcttaTTCCGTAATTTCTTTATGTGTGACTTGCAGGGTTATTTCAAATTTCTCCCTCTCGTTTTCTGTCATATATAGTAACTAGTAATTGCCTTAAGTCACTGAATAACTTAGTGAATATCTTTCACAGAATGTATTATTAAACTTAAATGAGTTTGGCACCTGTATTTATATGGTCAATCGTTAGGCATGACATGCCACGTTGGTTAAACAATTCAATCAACTTAACGGAAAAGCTTAATCTTTGACTAAAATAACAACTAGAAAGTTTAATAAGATGTTTTTTAGGCTTCCCGAGAACATGCTTAACCTTTTGGTGTCTATACTACAACTATGCTTCAGTGTCATTTTCTGATCATGCACGTTAGCTTGCTTGTGCggttttaattaaaatcattagtTTAATGAT comes from Glycine soja cultivar W05 chromosome 20, ASM419377v2, whole genome shotgun sequence and encodes:
- the LOC114403220 gene encoding amino-acid permease BAT1 homolog isoform X1, with amino-acid sequence MDSAATENMISPSHVVAITNGDASSSLDSGHARLLELGYKQQLKRDLSAISNFSLSFSVLSVLTGITTLYNTGLNYGGPVSMQYGWFIASGFTMLVALSMAEICSSYPTSGGLYYWSAKLAGPTWAPFASWITGWFNIIGQWAGSTSVNFSLAQLIQVIILLSTGGKNGGGYEASKYVVIAFHGGILFLLGIINSLPISVISFLGQLGAIWNALGVFLLMILIPSVATERASVKFVFTHFNDKNDNGINSRPYIFLLGLLMSQYTLSGYDASAHLTEETKGADRNGPKGIISSVGISIIVGWGYILGIAFAVTDIPYLLSESNDAGGYAIAEIFYLAFKRRYGNGIGGIICLMIVAVSIFFCGMTLVTSNSRMAYAFSRDGAMPLSSLWHKVNKQEVPIYAVWLSVFISFCMALTSLGSIVAFEAMVSIAVIVLYIAYALPIIFRVTLAQKHFVPGPFNLGRYGIIIGWVSVLWVVFISILFSLPVSYPITIQTLNYTPVALGCLIILVVSYWILSARHWFKGPITNVKH
- the LOC114403220 gene encoding amino-acid permease BAT1 homolog isoform X2, with protein sequence MQYGWFIASGFTMLVALSMAEICSSYPTSGGLYYWSAKLAGPTWAPFASWITGWFNIIGQWAGSTSVNFSLAQLIQVIILLSTGGKNGGGYEASKYVVIAFHGGILFLLGIINSLPISVISFLGQLGAIWNALGVFLLMILIPSVATERASVKFVFTHFNDKNDNGINSRPYIFLLGLLMSQYTLSGYDASAHLTEETKGADRNGPKGIISSVGISIIVGWGYILGIAFAVTDIPYLLSESNDAGGYAIAEIFYLAFKRRYGNGIGGIICLMIVAVSIFFCGMTLVTSNSRMAYAFSRDGAMPLSSLWHKVNKQEVPIYAVWLSVFISFCMALTSLGSIVAFEAMVSIAVIVLYIAYALPIIFRVTLAQKHFVPGPFNLGRYGIIIGWVSVLWVVFISILFSLPVSYPITIQTLNYTPVALGCLIILVVSYWILSARHWFKGPITNVKH